From bacterium, a single genomic window includes:
- a CDS encoding FAD-dependent oxidoreductase, giving the protein MEKDVVVIGGGPAGISASWAAAKSGSSVLLIERYGFLGGMATSGLIGPILGHYLSEKKPSVAGFLKFLVEKISEFDGCEKWESACKKGGIPFDTEIFKYASELLLLEQNVEILYHSFIISSKTENGEIKEIEVANKSGIQKIRGNVFIDTTGDADVTYLSGFECTKGRPQDGKMHSMGTIFKVGGIDEKKLTEEVIKDASEKLKILREKGELKIWNTGLGGKGSTIRKGERSFNITRFSGDGTNINDLTKGEIELREQTFKLFEFLKKNVSGFENAYISALPANIGIRETRQIKGLYTLIDEDIISGKKAQDSIARGTYMIDIHCPLGRTKNNVHLCVKECSTKEYCIMLDKYMDYLPSKEKLYPPINDYYSIPSRCLIPLGAKNLVVGGRCISAEHKAMASIRVMAICMATGQAAGIIASLSSKNNTPVNKVNIKEVQKIITQQEGIY; this is encoded by the coding sequence ATGGAAAAAGATGTAGTTGTAATTGGAGGTGGGCCTGCTGGAATTTCTGCTTCCTGGGCTGCTGCAAAAAGTGGTAGTAGCGTTCTTTTAATTGAAAGATATGGTTTTTTAGGTGGTATGGCAACTTCTGGACTTATTGGACCAATACTTGGTCATTATTTATCTGAAAAAAAACCTTCTGTTGCTGGTTTTTTAAAATTTCTTGTTGAAAAAATATCTGAATTTGATGGATGTGAAAAATGGGAAAGTGCATGTAAAAAAGGTGGAATACCTTTTGATACAGAGATTTTTAAATATGCATCTGAATTATTACTTTTAGAACAAAATGTAGAAATTCTTTATCATTCATTTATTATATCCTCAAAAACAGAAAATGGAGAAATAAAAGAGATAGAAGTTGCAAATAAAAGTGGCATACAAAAAATAAGAGGTAATGTTTTTATTGACACAACAGGAGATGCTGATGTTACATATCTATCTGGTTTTGAGTGCACAAAAGGAAGACCACAGGATGGGAAAATGCACTCAATGGGGACTATATTTAAAGTAGGCGGAATAGATGAAAAAAAATTAACAGAAGAAGTAATAAAAGATGCGAGCGAAAAGTTAAAAATTTTGAGAGAAAAAGGTGAATTAAAAATTTGGAACACTGGACTTGGTGGAAAAGGAAGCACAATAAGAAAGGGAGAAAGGTCATTTAATATTACAAGATTTTCTGGAGATGGAACAAATATAAATGATCTAACAAAAGGTGAAATAGAATTAAGAGAACAAACATTTAAACTTTTTGAATTTCTAAAGAAAAATGTTTCTGGCTTTGAAAATGCCTATATATCTGCTCTGCCTGCCAATATAGGAATAAGAGAGACAAGACAGATAAAAGGGCTTTATACTTTGATAGACGAGGACATTATTTCAGGGAAAAAAGCACAAGATAGTATTGCAAGAGGAACATATATGATTGATATTCATTGCCCATTAGGAAGAACAAAAAATAATGTCCATCTCTGTGTAAAAGAATGTTCTACAAAAGAGTACTGTATAATGCTCGATAAATATATGGATTATTTACCTTCAAAAGAAAAACTTTATCCACCTATCAATGATTACTATTCTATACCTTCAAGATGTCTTATACCTCTTGGAGCAAAAAATCTTGTTGTAGGTGGAAGATGTATTTCAGCAGAGCATAAAGCAATGGCATCAATAAGAGTTATGGCAATCTGCATGGCAACAGGTCAAGCAGCAGGGATAATTGCCTCATTATCTTCAAAAAATAATACTCCCGTAAATAAAGTAAATATAAAAGAGGTTCAAAAAATCATAACTCAGCAGGAAGGAATATATTAA
- the feoB gene encoding ferrous iron transport protein B: MEEKTIAISGNPNTGKTTIFNTLTGLRQEIGNWPGVTVEKKEGYFIYKNIKFNVVDLPGTYTLIEESEDQKIAIDFLTNEKVDTVILTANASNLDRSLYLLILLSELNQNIIVVLNMIDIAEKEGIKYDIEKLEKIFGIPFVETIANKGYGIENLKEKIYEKTRDKREKYFFKINYGEEIENYVSKIEGKLQNISLPYPSKFISLRLLEKDERIRELIKNKVNINEIDEIIGQLEKKIPNIEVILIEKRYGIINGMVKECLLSRKKVEKRIEITNYLDRVLTNNFLGPLIFLLIMFIIFQIVFKWGAPFQELLDKFFHFSGEKISLFLHSINAPLFLISFIEEGIISGIGSVVMFLPNIFLFFLLFSILEETGYMARAAFTTDRLMHKMGLHGKSAIPLILGFGCNVPAIMSTRTLETKKDKILTILVIPFMSCSARLPVYILFTGIFFKSHQSLVIFSIYLIGILLGILMARILKFIFFKEESIPIIIELPPYEIPYWKNVIIEGWERTKVFLKRAGTIIFVGVLILWFLSYFPDPSNFGKETSLIGRIGNFFAPILKPAGFGFWQASVALIFGIYAKELVVGCFGTLFGENNLSTILPYYFTPASAYSFMLMTLLYIPCLATIAIIKREIGIKWALFSAIFSIFLGYLISTLFYQLTLLF, from the coding sequence ATGGAAGAAAAAACAATTGCAATAAGTGGAAATCCTAATACAGGAAAAACTACTATTTTTAATACACTAACAGGGTTAAGACAGGAAATTGGAAATTGGCCCGGGGTTACAGTTGAAAAAAAAGAAGGTTATTTTATATACAAAAATATAAAATTTAATGTTGTTGACCTACCTGGAACATATACACTGATAGAAGAAAGCGAAGACCAGAAAATAGCAATTGACTTTCTGACAAATGAAAAAGTAGATACTGTCATTTTAACTGCTAACGCCTCAAATCTTGATAGAAGTTTATACCTTCTTATTTTGCTCTCTGAATTAAATCAAAATATTATTGTTGTTCTTAATATGATTGATATTGCAGAAAAAGAGGGTATTAAATATGATATAGAAAAACTTGAGAAGATATTTGGAATCCCTTTTGTTGAAACAATAGCAAATAAGGGATATGGAATTGAAAACCTTAAAGAAAAAATATATGAAAAAACAAGGGATAAAAGGGAAAAATATTTTTTTAAAATAAATTATGGAGAAGAAATAGAAAATTATGTATCAAAAATTGAAGGGAAACTTCAAAATATCTCTTTGCCCTACCCTTCTAAATTTATATCTTTAAGGTTATTAGAAAAAGACGAAAGAATAAGAGAACTGATAAAAAATAAAGTAAATATAAATGAAATTGATGAAATTATTGGCCAATTAGAAAAAAAGATTCCCAATATAGAAGTTATTTTAATAGAAAAAAGATACGGAATTATCAATGGAATGGTTAAAGAATGCCTTTTATCAAGAAAGAAAGTAGAAAAAAGAATTGAAATTACAAATTATTTAGATAGAGTTCTTACAAACAATTTTTTAGGTCCTTTAATTTTTCTTTTGATAATGTTTATAATATTTCAGATTGTTTTTAAATGGGGAGCACCTTTTCAGGAACTTTTAGACAAATTTTTTCATTTTTCAGGAGAAAAAATATCTTTATTTTTACACTCAATAAACGCCCCCTTATTTCTTATTTCTTTTATTGAAGAAGGAATAATCTCTGGAATTGGTTCTGTTGTTATGTTTCTACCAAATATTTTTCTTTTCTTTTTACTCTTTTCTATTTTAGAAGAGACGGGCTACATGGCAAGGGCTGCTTTTACAACAGATAGATTGATGCATAAAATGGGACTTCATGGAAAAAGTGCTATTCCACTGATACTTGGGTTTGGATGTAATGTTCCTGCAATAATGTCAACAAGAACATTAGAAACAAAAAAAGATAAAATTTTAACCATCCTTGTTATACCATTTATGAGTTGTTCTGCCCGACTTCCTGTTTATATTCTTTTCACAGGTATTTTCTTCAAAAGTCATCAGTCATTGGTAATTTTTTCTATTTACTTAATTGGAATTTTGTTGGGAATTCTAATGGCACGAATTTTAAAATTTATTTTTTTCAAAGAAGAATCAATACCAATTATAATAGAACTTCCTCCTTATGAAATTCCATACTGGAAAAATGTAATAATTGAGGGATGGGAAAGAACAAAAGTATTTTTAAAAAGAGCAGGAACAATTATATTTGTAGGAGTGTTGATTTTATGGTTTTTGAGTTATTTTCCTGACCCATCTAATTTTGGTAAAGAAACAAGTTTAATTGGAAGAATAGGTAATTTTTTTGCTCCTATTTTAAAACCAGCAGGGTTTGGGTTCTGGCAGGCATCAGTTGCTTTAATTTTTGGAATATATGCAAAAGAACTTGTTGTTGGATGTTTTGGAACTTTATTTGGAGAAAACAACCTTTCTACAATTCTCCCCTATTATTTTACACCCGCATCTGCCTATTCTTTTATGCTTATGACATTATTATATATCCCATGTCTTGCAACAATTGCTATTATAAAAAGAGAAATTGGAATAAAATGGGCATTATTTTCTGCTATATTTTCAATTTTTCTTGGCTACCTCATCTCAACTCTCTTCTACCAACTCACCCTCCTCTTCTAA
- a CDS encoding acyltransferase has product MVDYRKLFKSCGENVIIEDSVIIYQPEKMSVGNNIKFYHGVYIEVGNLEKSFIEIGDNSHFAPYTILYGGRGLKIGWGVCVAAHVVFATIGEGYEKADIPMYCQKPSSGGPIIVEDNVWICANAVITANVTIGTGSIVGAGAVVTRDVEPYSIVGGVPARLIRKRK; this is encoded by the coding sequence ATGGTTGACTATAGAAAATTATTTAAAAGTTGTGGAGAAAATGTAATAATTGAGGACTCAGTAATAATTTATCAACCTGAGAAAATGAGTGTTGGCAATAATATTAAGTTTTACCATGGGGTTTATATTGAAGTAGGTAATTTAGAAAAATCGTTTATTGAAATTGGAGATAATTCTCATTTTGCCCCCTATACTATTTTGTATGGAGGAAGAGGGCTAAAAATTGGGTGGGGTGTATGTGTAGCAGCCCATGTTGTTTTTGCAACTATTGGAGAAGGATATGAAAAAGCAGATATTCCCATGTATTGCCAAAAACCATCATCTGGTGGACCAATTATTGTTGAAGATAATGTCTGGATTTGTGCTAATGCAGTAATTACTGCTAATGTTACAATTGGAACAGGAAGTATTGTTGGTGCAGGTGCTGTTGTAACAAGAGATGTTGAGCCATATTCTATTGTAGGAGGTGTTCCTGCTCGTTTAATTCGCAAGAGAAAATAA
- a CDS encoding FeoA family protein, with protein sequence MIKLSDTKEGIYKIVNIEKCGKGRLKKLYNLGIFVGDVIEVIKPGPGPVIIKKGNTRIGIGNGIANDIIIEPID encoded by the coding sequence ATGATAAAATTGAGTGATACAAAAGAAGGAATATATAAAATTGTAAATATTGAAAAATGTGGGAAGGGAAGATTAAAAAAATTATATAATTTGGGTATTTTTGTTGGAGATGTTATTGAAGTTATAAAACCAGGGCCAGGTCCTGTAATTATTAAAAAAGGAAATACAAGAATAGGTATTGGTAATGGAATAGCAAACGATATAATAATTGAACCAATTGACTAA